From a single Shewanella donghaensis genomic region:
- a CDS encoding LysE family transporter, translating into MDFALLSTLAVIHALALVSPGPDFAIIVKTATQQSRTTAIMCAVGISAAILVHCLLSLLGISIMIQQSEVAYILVQVIGLSYLAWMGYGALTAAITAFKSNPNQASNNEDILTDNSTSILSTFTLPPLKGFQIGLYTNLLNPKALIFFITIFTVLVTPQVTIETKIASATMLFVLSLMWFCFLAVILTNPKVQRKMAKGNNIINAITGIIFIGVAMTIAISLISEHILN; encoded by the coding sequence ATGGATTTTGCCCTCCTTTCAACCCTTGCGGTTATTCACGCTCTTGCTTTAGTCAGTCCAGGTCCCGATTTTGCCATTATTGTAAAAACGGCGACACAACAAAGCCGTACAACGGCAATCATGTGTGCAGTAGGTATAAGTGCAGCTATATTAGTTCACTGTCTTTTATCTCTGTTGGGGATAAGCATCATGATCCAACAATCGGAAGTTGCATATATTCTTGTACAAGTTATTGGATTAAGCTATTTGGCATGGATGGGCTATGGGGCATTAACGGCAGCGATAACTGCATTTAAAAGTAACCCAAATCAAGCTAGTAATAATGAAGATATCCTCACTGATAATTCAACATCAATATTGTCCACTTTTACATTACCTCCTCTCAAAGGTTTTCAAATAGGCCTTTATACCAACTTACTAAACCCTAAAGCGTTAATTTTCTTTATCACTATTTTTACCGTATTAGTCACCCCACAAGTGACAATCGAAACAAAAATCGCCTCAGCGACCATGCTGTTTGTATTGTCATTAATGTGGTTCTGCTTTTTGGCAGTCATTTTAACAAACCCTAAGGTTCAACGAAAAATGGCCAAAGGTAACAATATTATCAATGCAATAACTGGCATCATCTTTATCGGCGTAGCAATGACTATTGCTATATCATTAATTTCAGAGCATATTTTAAATTAA
- a CDS encoding dicarboxylate/amino acid:cation symporter, translated as MAAGIILGLILRNGFPDSLFVEDYITEGILHVVGTIFISSLKMLVVPLVFVSLVCGTCSLSDPSKLGRLGGKTIAFYMFTTAIALTVAISLAILVHPGNASLATSAMEFSAKDAPSLAEVVINIVPTNPIEAMSQGNMLQIIIFAVIFGFAISHIGERGARVSALFNDLNEVIMRVVTLIMQLAPYGVFALMAKLSLTLGLETLGSVVQYFFLVIFVLLVQALVVYPTLLKAFSGLSPLMFLRKMRDVQLFAFSTASSNATLPVTIETCEHRLGADNKVASFTLPLGATINMDGTAIMQGVATVFIAQVFGIELSLMDYVTVVVTATLASIGTAGVPGVGLIMLAMVLNQVGLPVEGIALIIGVDRLLDMLRTAVNVTGDSVATIVIAKSEGEFNEEVFNDSQAGKVSATFEEQVKKA; from the coding sequence ATGGCAGCGGGTATTATTCTCGGTTTAATACTGAGAAATGGTTTCCCCGATAGTCTATTCGTAGAAGATTACATTACCGAAGGTATACTTCATGTTGTAGGTACCATCTTTATTTCAAGTTTAAAAATGTTAGTTGTGCCGTTGGTGTTTGTATCACTGGTTTGTGGTACCTGTTCATTAAGCGACCCATCCAAATTAGGGAGACTTGGTGGTAAAACAATTGCGTTTTATATGTTCACAACAGCAATTGCATTAACCGTTGCTATCTCATTAGCCATTTTAGTACATCCTGGTAATGCATCTCTTGCAACATCAGCAATGGAGTTCAGTGCAAAGGATGCTCCCAGTCTTGCTGAAGTTGTCATTAACATTGTTCCAACAAACCCTATTGAAGCTATGAGCCAAGGCAACATGCTGCAAATCATTATTTTTGCGGTTATCTTTGGTTTCGCTATTTCACACATTGGTGAACGCGGTGCACGAGTTTCTGCTTTATTTAATGATTTAAATGAAGTCATCATGCGCGTTGTAACATTGATTATGCAGTTAGCGCCGTACGGCGTATTTGCCCTAATGGCCAAACTCAGTTTAACCCTTGGGTTAGAAACGCTGGGCAGTGTTGTTCAATATTTCTTCTTGGTTATCTTTGTTTTACTTGTCCAAGCATTGGTTGTATACCCAACACTATTAAAAGCATTCTCAGGCTTAAGCCCACTAATGTTTTTGCGTAAGATGCGTGATGTGCAATTATTTGCATTCAGTACCGCAAGTTCTAATGCAACATTACCTGTCACCATTGAAACCTGTGAACACCGTTTAGGTGCTGACAATAAAGTAGCTTCATTCACATTGCCACTAGGTGCGACTATCAACATGGATGGCACCGCCATTATGCAAGGTGTTGCAACCGTGTTTATCGCACAAGTATTCGGTATCGAATTAAGCTTGATGGACTATGTAACTGTCGTCGTTACAGCAACTCTTGCATCGATTGGTACGGCTGGAGTTCCTGGTGTTGGTCTTATCATGCTTGCCATGGTACTCAACCAAGTTGGTTTACCTGTTGAAGGCATCGCGCTTATTATCGGCGTTGACCGTTTATTAGATATGCTACGAACCGCTGTTAACGTAACAGGTGATTCTGTTGCAACGATTGTTATTGCTAAATCTGAAGGCGAGTTCAATGAAGAAGTATTCAATGACTCACAAGCTGGTAAGGTGAGCGCAACTTTTGAAGAACAAGTTAAGAAAGCATAG
- a CDS encoding Ig-like domain-containing protein, which yields MRSAQRLFLALLSSIFLFACSGGGSITDDGDGGTPTPETILVGLSISTQDVDATNGAVLTATVTNSSTGAVDGTLVSFELNNSDLGSFDNATASAVTNADGIATINLYSAEIAGSGSVVASIATGESASVAFSMVGDGGEAGGGAQVSVQLFNAAGESVDTISTLSPGVLVATVTGINKATIVSFSSEIGDLPITSAVTNNEGKASVDIYAGSSLGAGIVTASLSSGEKGETIVVVGATNVEMGSGSPFEKGVAEVSTDSLSAGGTATITVLIQDESGNPFTQPIDVNFSSTCATKSPAQAELSSPVSSSNGIAISTYLAQGCVGEDQINVTANAGGISLSAVATLDILQADIGSIVFVSAQPENIGILGTGGIESSIVKFRVLDKNSNVVANQAVDFSLNTVVGGISIDPVTATTNNEGIVQTVVTTGTVATSVRVTGTIQGSSPVISSQSSQLVISTGIPDQDSFSLSSTVLNAEGWNKDGTEVQVTARMADAFNNPVPDGTTVSFTTEGGSIEDACQTINGACSVTWTSQMPRPEGKSFYDALGNQILSPVQNQKCYKLADKSEDPTCEEDNIVYGNYYGQPYGGRATITATAIGEESFPDLNGNGRFDADEMNEFLTGTDVTGEKFDLDDAFNDYNEDTVFNPQADDALKGLDGGSLEELIDFNVNTVFDKADGLYNGVLCSDPVHDGCADGVNDSKSLFVRRSLVLVMSGSTAVKTLPSEILIVDDGVHNGTSPIVITGKGAATVYFTLSDLHNQQLPAGTKVTFSASAGSVTSTSTITWPSSNHNGGRNFAVSLKGEDEPNSGVFSVTTETPGEVLTEVLAIGINIL from the coding sequence ATGAGGTCAGCACAAAGACTATTTTTAGCGCTTTTAAGTTCAATATTTCTTTTTGCTTGTAGTGGAGGAGGAAGCATTACTGATGATGGCGATGGAGGGACACCGACTCCTGAAACTATTTTAGTTGGTTTAAGTATTTCAACACAAGATGTAGATGCGACCAATGGCGCAGTATTAACTGCAACAGTTACTAATTCGTCTACAGGGGCAGTTGATGGTACTTTAGTTTCCTTCGAACTTAATAATTCTGATTTAGGTTCTTTTGACAATGCTACAGCATCGGCAGTCACTAATGCTGATGGTATTGCAACAATCAATCTGTATTCAGCTGAAATCGCTGGTTCAGGTTCAGTGGTTGCGTCTATCGCTACCGGCGAAAGTGCAAGCGTTGCATTCTCAATGGTTGGAGATGGTGGTGAAGCAGGTGGCGGGGCACAAGTTAGTGTTCAATTATTCAATGCTGCTGGTGAATCAGTGGATACGATTAGTACATTGTCTCCTGGCGTATTAGTTGCGACAGTAACTGGTATCAATAAAGCAACTATCGTTTCTTTTTCATCTGAAATCGGAGATTTGCCGATTACATCAGCTGTAACCAATAATGAAGGTAAAGCATCGGTTGATATTTATGCCGGTAGTTCACTTGGGGCGGGCATTGTAACAGCAAGTCTCTCGTCTGGTGAAAAAGGTGAGACGATTGTTGTAGTAGGTGCAACTAATGTCGAAATGGGCAGCGGCTCCCCTTTTGAAAAAGGCGTAGCAGAAGTCAGTACTGATAGTTTGTCTGCAGGTGGCACGGCAACTATTACAGTACTTATTCAAGATGAAAGTGGTAATCCGTTCACTCAGCCTATCGATGTTAATTTCTCATCGACTTGTGCGACTAAATCGCCAGCGCAAGCTGAGCTAAGTTCGCCTGTCTCATCGTCAAATGGTATTGCAATTTCTACCTATCTTGCTCAAGGTTGTGTAGGTGAAGATCAAATTAATGTAACAGCCAATGCGGGTGGCATTAGTTTATCTGCAGTAGCAACTCTGGATATTTTACAAGCTGATATTGGTAGTATTGTGTTTGTATCTGCACAGCCTGAAAACATTGGAATTCTAGGTACAGGTGGTATTGAATCATCAATTGTTAAATTTCGTGTCTTAGACAAAAATAGTAATGTGGTAGCGAATCAAGCTGTAGATTTTTCATTAAATACAGTCGTGGGTGGTATTTCAATTGACCCTGTTACGGCAACAACAAACAATGAAGGTATTGTTCAAACTGTTGTCACTACAGGTACGGTAGCAACATCAGTACGTGTAACTGGTACTATCCAAGGATCATCACCTGTTATATCAAGTCAGTCAAGCCAGCTAGTTATCTCAACGGGTATTCCTGATCAAGATAGCTTTTCATTGTCTTCAACAGTTCTAAATGCTGAAGGCTGGAATAAAGATGGAACAGAGGTTCAAGTGACTGCGCGTATGGCAGATGCATTTAATAACCCTGTGCCTGATGGAACAACTGTTTCGTTTACCACTGAAGGTGGTTCAATCGAAGATGCTTGTCAAACTATCAATGGTGCTTGTTCGGTGACGTGGACTTCTCAGATGCCACGTCCGGAAGGTAAGAGTTTTTATGACGCTTTAGGTAATCAAATATTAAGCCCTGTTCAAAATCAAAAATGTTATAAGTTAGCGGATAAATCAGAAGATCCAACTTGTGAAGAAGACAACATTGTTTACGGTAACTATTATGGACAACCATACGGTGGCCGCGCAACTATCACTGCTACAGCCATTGGAGAAGAATCATTTCCAGATTTAAATGGTAATGGTCGTTTTGACGCTGATGAAATGAATGAGTTTTTAACTGGAACTGATGTGACAGGTGAGAAGTTTGATTTAGACGATGCGTTCAATGATTACAATGAAGATACTGTTTTTAACCCACAAGCTGATGATGCACTAAAAGGTCTTGATGGCGGTTCGCTTGAAGAACTAATCGACTTTAATGTTAATACTGTTTTTGATAAAGCTGACGGCTTGTATAATGGTGTGCTTTGTTCCGACCCTGTACATGACGGTTGTGCTGATGGAGTTAATGATTCTAAGTCATTATTTGTTAGACGTAGCCTCGTTCTTGTTATGTCTGGAAGTACCGCTGTTAAGACGTTACCTTCTGAAATTTTAATCGTTGATGATGGCGTACATAACGGAACAAGCCCGATAGTGATTACAGGTAAAGGAGCTGCAACGGTTTACTTTACTCTTTCTGATTTACATAATCAGCAATTACCAGCTGGTACTAAAGTTACCTTTTCAGCTTCTGCAGGATCTGTAACGAGTACTTCAACTATTACTTGGCCAAGCTCTAACCATAACGGCGGTAGAAATTTTGCAGTATCGCTAAAAGGTGAAGATGAACCCAATTCTGGAGTGTTCTCTGTAACAACAGAAACTCCTGGAGAAGTCTTAACTGAAGTATTAGCGATAGGAATCAATATTCTTTAG
- the astB gene encoding N-succinylarginine dihydrolase, which yields MKHFEANFDGLVGPTHNYAGLSFGNVASYSNAAQASNPKAAAKQGLQKAKALADLGMIQGVLAPQERPDLYSLRRIGFTGSDAEVLNQAAKHAPALLNACCSASSMWTANAATVSPSADSRDGKVHFTPANLVDKLHRSIEPITTGNILKATFKDERFFKHHQHLPEHASFGDEGAANHTRLCNDYGHAGVELFAYGQEATNPNTVRPKKFPARQTLEASKAVARLHQLDEESCVFMQQNPDVIDQGVFHNDVISVGNQNVLFYHEQAFLNTAEKFEEISRKMNTDVHFIKVATSQVSINDAVKSYLFNTQIVTLPNGEMAIIAPTNCQENPAVHAYLNELVTLGTPIKQVKYFDVKQSMQNGGGPACLRLRVAMSELEISAVNQNTLMNDALFNRLNLWVDKHYRDSLVVADLADPQLIIESRNALDELTQILKLGSVYQFQK from the coding sequence ATGAAGCACTTCGAAGCAAACTTCGATGGTCTTGTGGGACCGACGCACAATTATGCAGGTTTATCTTTCGGTAATGTCGCCTCATATAGCAATGCGGCGCAAGCATCAAATCCAAAGGCTGCTGCGAAACAAGGTCTTCAAAAAGCCAAAGCGCTAGCCGATCTTGGTATGATTCAAGGTGTATTAGCACCTCAAGAGCGCCCAGACCTTTATTCACTGCGACGTATAGGTTTTACAGGTTCAGATGCTGAAGTCTTAAACCAGGCAGCTAAACACGCTCCTGCATTACTCAATGCTTGTTGCAGTGCATCATCTATGTGGACAGCCAATGCAGCAACCGTTTCACCAAGTGCAGACAGCCGCGACGGTAAAGTTCACTTCACCCCAGCCAATTTAGTTGATAAATTACATCGTAGTATAGAGCCTATTACTACAGGTAACATTTTAAAAGCCACATTTAAAGACGAACGATTCTTTAAACATCATCAACATTTACCGGAACATGCAAGTTTTGGTGATGAAGGCGCAGCTAACCATACCCGTTTGTGTAATGATTATGGCCATGCTGGTGTTGAGCTTTTTGCCTATGGTCAAGAAGCGACAAATCCAAATACAGTAAGACCTAAAAAATTTCCTGCTAGGCAAACGTTAGAAGCCTCAAAAGCCGTTGCGCGTTTACATCAACTAGATGAAGAAAGCTGTGTTTTCATGCAGCAAAACCCTGACGTTATTGATCAAGGTGTTTTTCATAATGATGTCATTTCGGTGGGTAACCAAAATGTATTGTTCTATCACGAACAAGCATTTTTAAATACTGCTGAGAAGTTTGAAGAAATTAGCCGAAAAATGAATACGGATGTTCACTTTATTAAAGTGGCGACTTCACAAGTGTCCATTAATGATGCGGTTAAAAGCTATTTATTTAACACGCAAATCGTCACTTTACCTAACGGTGAAATGGCAATTATCGCGCCAACTAACTGTCAAGAAAATCCTGCCGTACATGCTTATTTAAATGAACTTGTGACTTTAGGTACCCCAATTAAGCAAGTGAAATACTTTGATGTAAAACAAAGCATGCAAAATGGCGGAGGCCCTGCTTGTTTACGTTTACGCGTTGCAATGAGTGAGTTAGAAATTTCAGCGGTAAATCAAAATACATTAATGAATGATGCTTTATTTAATCGCTTGAACCTTTGGGTAGATAAGCATTACCGTGACAGTTTAGTCGTTGCCGACTTAGCAGACCCTCAATTAATTATTGAATCACGTAATGCATTAGATGAACTGACTCAAATATTGAAACTTGGCAGTGTTTACCAATTTCAGAAGTAA
- the topA gene encoding type I DNA topoisomerase — translation MGKSLVIVESPAKAKTINKYLGKEFIVKSSVGHIRDLPTSSSPDSKVATKTPAEVRKMEPEEKAKYKLQRDKRALVARMGINPEKGWAAKYQILPGKEKVVKELQALAENADHIYLATDLDREGEAIAWHLQEIIGGDESRYQRVVFNEITKTAIQDAFSKPSVLDTNMVNAQQARRFLDRVVGFMVSPLLWKKVARGLSAGRVQSVAVRLVVEREGEIKAFVPEEFWDVHADLATPKAQKIKMQVAKFQSAAFSPINEAQAQVALDALKGEKFVVTGRDDKATSSKPSAPYITSTLQQAASTRLGFGVKKTMMMAQRLYEAGHITYMRTDSTNLSQEAVEGVREMIAAEYGDAYLPENPIRYGSKEGAQEAHEAIRPSNVKIQSATMSDMERDAQRLYELIWRQFVSCQMNPAKYDATRLTVTAGEYDLKASGRTLRFDGWTKVQPPMGKKNEEDNTLPVVNKGDVLDLNELLPKQHFTKPPARFSEASLVKELEKRGIGRPSTYATIISTIQDRGYVKVENRRFFAEKMGEIVSDRLVESFSDIMNFDFTAGMEQTLDDVAQGKLEWKKVLDGFYGDLTKQLKHAELDPEEGGMRLNDMVLAEDIKCPTCGRPMGIRTGTTGVFLGCSGYALPPKERCKTTMNLTPGEEAVSDNEDAETDALRAKHRCGICGTAMDSYLIDEERKLHVCGNNPTCVGYEIEAGQFKIKGYEGPIIECDKCGNDMELKNGRFGKYFGCTNTECKNTRKLLRSGEAAPPKEDPIFLPDLKCTKSDAHFVLRDGAAGIFLAASTFPKSRETRAPLVEELVHYREQLWPKYMFLADAPVTDDDGNKASVKFSRKTKEQYVATEVDGKATGWSSKFIGGKWVSESTKKKPAKKAAAKKPAAKKAVKKKED, via the coding sequence ATGGGTAAATCGCTAGTTATTGTCGAATCGCCGGCCAAAGCCAAGACTATTAATAAGTACCTTGGTAAAGAATTCATCGTTAAATCGAGTGTAGGTCATATCCGTGATTTGCCTACATCATCTTCTCCTGACAGCAAGGTTGCGACTAAAACGCCTGCTGAAGTTAGGAAAATGGAGCCTGAAGAGAAAGCCAAGTACAAACTACAGCGCGATAAACGTGCGCTAGTGGCTCGTATGGGGATAAACCCTGAAAAAGGCTGGGCTGCCAAATATCAAATTCTTCCAGGCAAAGAAAAAGTAGTTAAAGAACTACAAGCTTTAGCTGAAAATGCTGACCACATCTATCTCGCAACCGATTTGGATAGAGAGGGTGAGGCCATTGCTTGGCATTTGCAGGAAATTATTGGTGGTGACGAATCTCGCTATCAACGCGTTGTTTTCAATGAAATCACCAAAACAGCCATCCAAGATGCCTTTAGCAAACCATCAGTACTTGATACCAATATGGTAAATGCACAACAAGCACGTCGTTTCCTCGACCGTGTTGTTGGCTTTATGGTTTCACCATTGTTATGGAAGAAAGTGGCCCGTGGTTTATCCGCAGGTCGCGTTCAATCTGTGGCAGTAAGGCTTGTGGTCGAACGTGAAGGTGAGATTAAGGCATTTGTTCCTGAAGAGTTTTGGGATGTACATGCCGACTTAGCAACACCTAAAGCGCAAAAAATTAAGATGCAAGTGGCAAAGTTTCAATCGGCAGCGTTTAGTCCGATTAATGAAGCCCAAGCACAAGTTGCGTTAGATGCGTTAAAAGGTGAGAAGTTTGTCGTCACCGGTCGTGATGATAAAGCAACATCAAGCAAGCCATCTGCGCCGTATATCACTTCTACACTGCAACAAGCTGCGAGTACGCGCCTTGGTTTTGGGGTGAAGAAAACCATGATGATGGCACAGCGCCTTTATGAAGCTGGTCATATTACCTATATGCGTACCGACTCGACTAATTTAAGTCAAGAAGCGGTAGAAGGCGTAAGGGAAATGATTGCTGCAGAATACGGTGATGCGTATTTACCTGAGAATCCTATTCGATATGGTAGCAAAGAAGGTGCTCAAGAGGCGCATGAGGCTATCAGACCGTCTAATGTGAAAATTCAGTCAGCTACGATGTCTGATATGGAAAGAGACGCTCAGCGTCTTTATGAGTTGATTTGGCGCCAATTTGTTTCTTGCCAAATGAACCCAGCTAAATACGATGCAACTCGCCTGACTGTTACAGCGGGTGAATATGATTTAAAAGCCAGTGGTCGTACGCTGCGTTTTGACGGTTGGACTAAAGTTCAGCCGCCAATGGGTAAAAAGAATGAAGAAGATAATACCTTACCGGTTGTGAACAAAGGTGATGTATTAGATCTGAATGAATTACTGCCTAAACAACATTTTACCAAGCCGCCTGCGCGCTTTAGTGAAGCATCATTGGTTAAAGAGCTTGAAAAACGCGGTATTGGTCGTCCGTCGACTTATGCAACGATTATTTCAACTATTCAAGACCGCGGTTACGTTAAAGTTGAAAACCGTCGATTCTTTGCTGAAAAAATGGGCGAGATTGTCAGTGACCGTTTAGTTGAAAGTTTCAGTGACATTATGAACTTTGACTTTACTGCTGGCATGGAACAGACACTCGATGATGTCGCTCAAGGTAAACTTGAGTGGAAAAAAGTGCTTGATGGTTTCTACGGTGATTTAACCAAGCAACTTAAACATGCTGAGTTAGATCCTGAAGAAGGCGGCATGCGTCTTAATGACATGGTGCTTGCTGAAGACATTAAGTGCCCAACCTGTGGACGCCCTATGGGTATTCGTACTGGTACAACAGGTGTGTTCTTGGGTTGTTCTGGTTATGCATTGCCGCCAAAAGAGCGCTGCAAAACTACGATGAACCTAACGCCAGGTGAAGAAGCTGTCAGCGATAATGAAGATGCTGAAACAGATGCACTGCGTGCTAAGCATCGCTGCGGTATTTGTGGCACTGCCATGGACAGTTACCTCATCGATGAAGAACGTAAACTTCATGTTTGTGGTAATAACCCAACGTGTGTTGGTTACGAAATTGAAGCGGGTCAGTTCAAGATCAAAGGCTATGAAGGTCCAATCATTGAGTGCGATAAGTGCGGCAATGACATGGAACTTAAAAATGGTCGTTTCGGTAAATATTTTGGTTGTACTAATACCGAATGTAAAAATACGCGTAAATTATTGAGATCTGGTGAAGCTGCGCCGCCTAAAGAAGATCCTATCTTCTTACCTGATTTAAAATGTACTAAGTCTGATGCACACTTCGTGTTGCGTGACGGCGCTGCGGGTATTTTCCTGGCTGCAAGTACGTTCCCTAAATCTCGAGAGACGCGTGCTCCGCTTGTTGAAGAGTTAGTTCACTACCGTGAGCAATTATGGCCTAAGTATATGTTCCTAGCCGATGCGCCAGTAACAGATGATGATGGTAATAAAGCGTCAGTTAAATTTAGCCGTAAAACCAAAGAGCAATATGTTGCTACTGAAGTTGATGGTAAAGCCACTGGTTGGTCATCTAAGTTTATTGGCGGTAAGTGGGTAAGCGAGTCGACTAAGAAGAAACCAGCTAAGAAAGCAGCGGCTAAAAAGCCTGCTGCGAAGAAGGCAGTGAAGAAGAAAGAGGATTAA
- the cysB gene encoding HTH-type transcriptional regulator CysB — MKLQQLRYIAEVVKHNLNVSATAEDLYTSQPGISKQVRMLEDELGIQIFGRSGKHLTHVTPAGQLVIDISNDILGKVESIKKVSEEYTQPNQGELNIATTDTQARYALPQVIKPFIKRYPKVNLHMHQGTPSQISEQAARGDADFAIATEAMHLYSDLIMLPCYHWNRSIVVTKDHPLANRKTLSIEDLAEFPLVTYVFGFDKASEIEKSFNEANLEPRVVFSATSADVLKTYVRLGLGVGVIASMAIDPVIDKDLVAIDARHLFAHSTTKIGFRRGSFLRSYMYDFMYNFAPHLTRDVVEKAVALRDQQLIDGMFADMDLPVR; from the coding sequence ATGAAATTACAGCAACTAAGATATATTGCCGAAGTGGTAAAGCATAATTTGAATGTCTCAGCCACTGCTGAAGATCTTTATACTTCTCAACCGGGTATTAGCAAGCAAGTGCGAATGCTAGAAGATGAGCTAGGTATTCAGATATTTGGTCGAAGTGGTAAACACCTCACTCATGTTACACCAGCCGGCCAGCTTGTCATTGATATCTCGAATGATATCTTAGGTAAAGTTGAAAGCATTAAAAAAGTATCTGAAGAATACACTCAGCCAAATCAGGGCGAGTTGAATATTGCGACTACAGACACTCAGGCTCGATATGCCTTGCCACAAGTCATTAAACCTTTCATAAAACGCTATCCAAAAGTTAATTTGCATATGCATCAAGGTACTCCATCACAAATCAGTGAGCAAGCAGCCCGCGGTGATGCAGATTTTGCGATTGCGACTGAAGCCATGCATCTGTATTCAGACTTGATTATGTTGCCTTGTTATCACTGGAATCGCTCTATCGTCGTCACCAAAGATCATCCACTTGCAAACCGTAAAACCCTAAGCATTGAAGATTTAGCTGAATTTCCACTTGTTACTTATGTTTTTGGTTTCGATAAAGCGTCTGAAATTGAAAAATCATTTAATGAGGCTAATCTTGAGCCAAGAGTCGTCTTCAGTGCAACAAGTGCTGATGTACTTAAAACTTACGTGCGATTAGGTTTAGGTGTTGGAGTGATTGCTTCTATGGCTATTGATCCGGTGATTGATAAAGATCTTGTGGCGATAGATGCGAGACATTTATTTGCCCATAGCACCACTAAAATTGGCTTTAGACGAGGTAGTTTCTTAAGAAGTTATATGTATGACTTTATGTATAACTTTGCGCCGCACCTGACACGAGATGTGGTAGAAAAAGCGGTTGCGTTAAGAGACCAACAATTAATTGATGGCATGTTTGCTGATATGGATTTACCTGTAAGGTAA
- the purN gene encoding phosphoribosylglycinamide formyltransferase, giving the protein MTECCRVLVLISGNGSNLQAIIDGCDDNVSAEVVGVISNKPDAYGLTRAHQGEIDTSCVIVRKDETRQQYDQRLQQAIEKYQPDLIVLAGFMRILSDEFVSQYMGRMINIHPSLLPKYAGLNTHQRAIDAKDAEHGASVHFVIPELDAGPVILQAKVPVYEEDNVETLSARVHEQEHAIYPLVVKWFSLQRLKMVDNIAYLDNESIGIHGFAPD; this is encoded by the coding sequence ATGACTGAATGCTGTCGTGTTTTAGTTCTCATCTCTGGCAATGGTAGTAATTTACAAGCCATTATTGATGGTTGTGATGACAATGTCAGCGCTGAAGTTGTTGGTGTTATTAGTAACAAACCTGATGCGTACGGGTTAACACGTGCACATCAAGGTGAAATTGACACCAGTTGCGTGATTGTGCGCAAAGATGAAACACGCCAGCAATACGATCAACGCCTACAGCAAGCTATAGAAAAATATCAACCTGATTTAATCGTGCTTGCTGGCTTTATGCGTATTCTATCTGATGAATTTGTTAGCCAATATATGGGGAGGATGATAAACATCCACCCTTCTTTATTGCCTAAATATGCTGGATTGAATACCCATCAAAGAGCAATCGATGCTAAGGATGCTGAACATGGTGCCAGTGTGCACTTTGTCATTCCAGAGCTTGATGCAGGTCCTGTTATTCTTCAAGCTAAAGTACCGGTTTATGAAGAAGACAATGTTGAGACACTTTCTGCACGTGTACATGAACAAGAACATGCCATTTATCCTTTAGTGGTTAAATGGTTCAGCTTACAACGTTTAAAAATGGTTGACAACATCGCCTATTTAGACAATGAAAGTATTGGTATCCATGGCTTTGCACCTGATTAA